In Solobacterium moorei, a single genomic region encodes these proteins:
- a CDS encoding ROK family protein: MRKIVTLDIGGTNIKVGIFKDEVLVQEAEIPTLAKQGAKAVIDRCITFIKQYMPCDGIGISTCGQVNNNDGSIHYANENMPGYTGMQVKKIFEDEFHVKVTVENDVYAAARGENQYGAGKGYKDFICLTYGTGIGGGVYLSGQPYYGAGKSAGVMLGGIILQSSTINQPWDGSYESLASTTALIQNAQQVNPCITNGRILFEHLNEPEIKAVLDAWIEQIAIGLCSLTHVYNVPLFILGGGILEQEYVFNNIKKTYQKYVIPGFDGVKILQAKLGNKAGIYGALALNINRQAQQKE, from the coding sequence ATGCGTAAAATTGTTACTCTAGATATTGGCGGTACAAACATCAAAGTTGGTATCTTCAAAGATGAAGTACTTGTCCAAGAAGCAGAAATTCCAACACTTGCCAAACAAGGCGCAAAAGCTGTGATTGACCGCTGTATTACTTTTATTAAGCAATACATGCCATGCGATGGTATCGGCATTAGTACCTGTGGACAAGTGAATAACAATGATGGTTCTATCCACTACGCAAATGAAAACATGCCAGGTTATACAGGTATGCAAGTAAAGAAGATATTCGAAGATGAATTCCATGTCAAAGTCACAGTTGAAAATGATGTATATGCCGCTGCCCGCGGTGAAAACCAATACGGCGCAGGCAAAGGCTATAAAGACTTCATCTGTCTAACCTATGGTACTGGTATTGGTGGAGGTGTATACCTAAGTGGTCAACCATACTATGGTGCTGGTAAATCAGCAGGTGTGATGCTAGGTGGTATAATATTGCAATCATCAACAATCAATCAGCCATGGGATGGTAGCTATGAATCACTGGCATCCACAACTGCACTCATTCAAAATGCACAGCAAGTCAATCCATGCATCACAAATGGAAGAATCCTATTTGAACACTTGAACGAACCTGAAATCAAAGCAGTTTTAGATGCTTGGATAGAACAGATTGCAATTGGTTTGTGTTCCTTAACACACGTATATAACGTACCTCTATTCATTCTTGGCGGTGGTATTCTCGAACAAGAATATGTATTTAACAACATTAAAAAGACATATCAAAAATATGTTATACCAGGCTTTGATGGTGTGAAAATCCTTCAAGCAAAGCTTGGCAATAAAGCAGGTATTTACGGCGCACTGGCATTAAATATCAATAGACAAGCACAACAAAAGGAGTGA
- a CDS encoding N-acetylmannosamine-6-phosphate 2-epimerase, with amino-acid sequence MNEKNKQILDAIKGQLIVSCQALPSEPLHSSYIMSRMAYAAYLGGSKGIRANSVEDILEIKKTVDLPVIGIIKIDYEDAPDVYITPTMKEVDALVEIGVEVIAMDATKRTRPGQLDLDTFFKAVREKYPDQLFMADCSNIEEGMHAAEIGFDLIGTTMAGYTEYTKGCSLPPYRMIKTLVEQCGKPVIAEGNISTPEQCRHAMDIGVHAVVVGSAITRPLEITKKFKAALDA; translated from the coding sequence ATGAATGAAAAAAATAAACAAATTTTAGACGCAATCAAAGGGCAATTGATTGTCTCTTGCCAAGCATTACCTAGCGAACCATTACACAGTAGTTATATCATGTCCAGAATGGCTTATGCGGCATATTTAGGCGGTTCTAAGGGAATACGTGCAAATAGCGTAGAAGATATTCTAGAGATTAAAAAGACGGTAGATTTACCTGTCATCGGTATTATCAAGATTGACTATGAAGATGCACCAGATGTTTACATCACACCAACGATGAAAGAAGTCGATGCGTTAGTCGAAATTGGTGTTGAAGTCATCGCAATGGATGCCACAAAGCGTACACGTCCTGGACAATTAGATCTAGATACTTTCTTCAAGGCAGTCCGCGAAAAATATCCTGACCAGTTATTCATGGCAGATTGTTCCAACATTGAAGAAGGTATGCATGCGGCAGAAATTGGTTTTGACTTAATCGGCACAACTATGGCAGGCTATACAGAATACACAAAGGGCTGCAGTTTACCTCCATACAGAATGATTAAGACACTTGTAGAACAGTGTGGTAAGCCTGTTATTGCAGAAGGAAACATCTCCACCCCTGAACAATGCCGTCATGCGATGGATATTGGTGTCCATGCAGTTGTCGTAGGTTCCGCAATCACAAGACCACTTGAAATTACCAAGAAGTTCAAGGCGGCTCTTGATGCGTAA
- a CDS encoding hydantoinase/oxoprolinase family protein — protein sequence MKVRIGIDVGGTFTDAVAINNETYELIGTVKIPTTHFAPEGVAAGIVQVLHKIMEEYSIKPDDVVFIAHGTTQATNALLEGDVVKVGVVTLGKGLQGAKSKSDTAIDNIELAKGKYLYSENEFVDTSDSSKIDESIIAAIKSLQEKGCKSIVAAEAFSVDDPTNENLVIKHCTEQNVPSTATNDISKLYGLKIRTRTAVVNASIMPKMLEAATMTDESIKKANIKNPLMVMRCDGGVMTVEEVRNRPILTILSGPAAGVAGALMYEKLTDGIFFEVGGTSTDISCVKDGKVMIKYAEVGGHKTYLNSLDVRTVGIGGGSMVEIKDGKAVNIGPRSAHIANLEYEVYTDPSLIVEPVLKTIQPMNGDPEYAYIECSNGTKVSLTMAGAANIAGYVHPEDYAYGNVEAARKAWQPLADNMGLSVEETAKTVMAYAAEKNGKVVKDLMHDYQMDPRTTLFVGGGGGAASVVPHLAETMNHQFKIAKNAPVISTIGVALAMVRDMVERSVSNPTEEDIISVRREAELKAIQNGASPDTVEVSVEVDTQRNIIRAIAVGATELRSKDRLKKQLTTEELLDTVAHNLNVDKSTLEISAENGSMYAVQATITEKKLFGLVKKTTKPLRLIDDEGVIRLQKKNAWSRQSSAASWQADVDWMIEELTEYNDGGANLPNLYIVLGKRVIDLSGLQNAEQIKSIGGVELSGIAADTKLIVIATKRVDG from the coding sequence ATGAAAGTTCGTATTGGTATTGACGTAGGTGGTACATTTACAGATGCAGTTGCAATTAACAACGAAACATATGAGTTGATTGGAACAGTTAAGATTCCTACAACACACTTTGCACCAGAGGGTGTAGCTGCAGGTATCGTTCAAGTATTACATAAAATCATGGAGGAATATAGCATCAAACCTGATGATGTTGTATTTATTGCTCATGGAACAACGCAGGCAACAAATGCCTTACTAGAAGGTGATGTTGTAAAGGTGGGTGTTGTAACACTTGGTAAAGGTTTACAAGGTGCAAAATCAAAGAGTGATACAGCAATTGACAACATTGAATTAGCAAAAGGAAAGTATCTCTACTCTGAAAATGAGTTTGTCGATACATCTGATTCATCTAAGATTGATGAATCAATTATCGCAGCAATCAAATCCCTACAAGAAAAGGGATGTAAGAGTATCGTAGCAGCTGAGGCGTTCTCTGTTGATGATCCTACAAATGAAAATTTAGTTATCAAGCATTGTACAGAACAGAATGTTCCATCAACTGCCACAAACGATATCTCCAAGTTATATGGTTTAAAGATTAGAACACGTACAGCAGTTGTAAACGCTAGTATCATGCCTAAGATGTTAGAAGCTGCCACAATGACAGATGAATCCATCAAGAAAGCAAACATTAAGAATCCCCTCATGGTTATGCGTTGTGATGGTGGTGTTATGACGGTTGAGGAAGTAAGAAATCGTCCAATCCTAACAATCTTATCAGGACCAGCAGCTGGTGTTGCAGGTGCTTTGATGTATGAGAAATTAACAGATGGTATCTTCTTTGAAGTAGGTGGAACATCAACTGATATTTCATGCGTAAAAGATGGTAAGGTTATGATCAAGTACGCTGAAGTTGGTGGACATAAGACATATTTAAATTCTCTTGATGTACGTACCGTAGGTATCGGTGGTGGATCAATGGTAGAAATTAAAGATGGTAAGGCTGTTAATATCGGACCAAGATCTGCCCATATTGCAAACCTTGAATACGAAGTATATACAGACCCAAGTTTGATTGTTGAGCCTGTCTTAAAGACAATTCAACCAATGAATGGTGACCCTGAGTATGCATACATTGAATGTAGTAATGGTACAAAGGTATCCCTAACCATGGCAGGTGCCGCAAACATTGCAGGTTATGTGCATCCAGAAGACTATGCATATGGTAATGTAGAGGCTGCACGTAAAGCATGGCAACCACTCGCAGATAACATGGGCTTATCTGTGGAAGAAACAGCGAAAACGGTAATGGCATACGCAGCTGAAAAGAATGGTAAGGTAGTCAAAGACTTAATGCATGACTATCAGATGGATCCACGCACAACACTATTCGTTGGAGGTGGAGGAGGTGCAGCTAGCGTTGTGCCACATCTAGCCGAAACAATGAATCATCAATTCAAGATTGCAAAGAACGCTCCAGTTATCTCGACTATCGGTGTCGCACTAGCGATGGTTCGTGATATGGTGGAACGTTCCGTATCCAACCCGACAGAAGAAGATATCATCAGTGTACGTCGTGAAGCAGAGCTAAAGGCAATTCAAAATGGCGCATCACCAGATACAGTCGAAGTTTCTGTCGAAGTTGATACACAACGTAACATCATTCGTGCAATCGCAGTAGGTGCTACAGAACTACGTAGTAAAGATCGTCTAAAGAAACAACTAACAACAGAAGAGTTACTTGATACAGTTGCGCATAACTTAAATGTTGATAAATCAACATTAGAGATTTCTGCAGAAAACGGCAGTATGTACGCAGTACAAGCAACCATCACAGAAAAGAAACTTTTTGGTCTTGTTAAGAAGACAACAAAACCACTACGTCTCATTGATGATGAAGGTGTTATCCGTCTACAGAAGAAAAATGCATGGTCACGTCAATCTTCAGCCGCAAGCTGGCAAGCGGATGTTGACTGGATGATTGAAGAACTAACAGAATATAACGATGGTGGTGCAAACCTACCGAATCTATATATTGTGTTAGGTAAGCGTGTCATCGACCTATCTGGTCTACAGAATGCAGAACAAATTAAGTCAATTGGTGGTGTTGAGTTAAGTGGTATCGCAGCAGACACAAAACTGATAGTCATTGCGACAAAGAGAGTGGATGGCTAA
- a CDS encoding ECF transporter S component — protein METTKKYSIKDDFTMQAILIIPVCVAVNFVGGQLAGLLKLPMYLDTIGTIFASLLCGPWVGAVAGGLTNVVTGIANPTNFAFIPVNIIAGLVTGFLARKNMFNKTWKWLLSMFIMAWVSIIVSAPIVVLVYGGVTGGGTSLITAAALAAGANIWAAFFGTEGVFQVLDRIISFLICWAVIKVIPTRNLIKFSLGELYIKKK, from the coding sequence ATGGAAACAACAAAAAAGTATTCTATTAAAGATGATTTTACAATGCAGGCAATTCTCATCATTCCAGTATGTGTTGCTGTCAATTTTGTTGGCGGACAGCTTGCTGGATTATTAAAGTTACCAATGTACCTAGATACCATTGGAACGATTTTTGCATCATTATTATGCGGTCCATGGGTTGGTGCCGTAGCAGGTGGTTTAACAAATGTTGTTACTGGAATAGCAAATCCAACTAATTTCGCATTTATTCCAGTAAATATCATTGCGGGTTTAGTAACTGGTTTCTTAGCTAGAAAAAACATGTTTAATAAAACATGGAAGTGGTTACTATCTATGTTTATCATGGCCTGGGTATCTATTATTGTATCTGCACCAATTGTAGTTCTTGTATATGGTGGAGTTACAGGTGGCGGAACATCTTTAATTACTGCAGCTGCTTTGGCAGCAGGGGCAAATATTTGGGCAGCATTCTTTGGGACAGAAGGAGTTTTCCAAGTGTTAGATAGAATTATCTCTTTCTTAATTTGTTGGGCAGTTATTAAAGTGATTCCTACTAGAAACTTGATTAAATTTAGTCTTGGGGAGTTATATATCAAAAAGAAGTAG
- a CDS encoding energy-coupling factor ABC transporter ATP-binding protein has translation MADYVIECKNITYTYPVSEEPAIKNLNLDIERGKFYGIIGNNGSGKSTLCAILRGFAPAYFKGKLDGEVIFNGKDISQYGYEISKMIGYVFQNPFTQISGIKETVFEEIAYGLENFGTPVEEIEKRVVEVMKLTNTEELAMKNPYELSGGQMQRVALASVIVLNPDVLIIDEPTSQLDPQGTESVFEIIRKLKEQRKTIILVEHKIDLIAEFTDQVVILKDGEILTEGDTKSVLTDISLLEHGIAIPQVTQLAIQLKEIGLPINSISVTEEDLLNILKSLLYERG, from the coding sequence ATGGCAGATTATGTAATCGAATGTAAGAATATTACCTACACCTATCCTGTTTCTGAAGAACCAGCAATTAAAAATTTAAATCTTGATATCGAAAGAGGAAAATTTTATGGAATAATTGGAAACAATGGCTCTGGAAAATCAACCTTATGTGCAATATTAAGAGGGTTTGCCCCTGCATATTTTAAAGGAAAATTAGATGGTGAAGTGATATTTAACGGGAAAGATATTAGTCAATATGGTTATGAAATATCTAAAATGATAGGCTATGTTTTTCAAAATCCATTTACACAAATCAGTGGAATAAAAGAAACTGTTTTTGAAGAGATTGCATATGGTCTCGAAAATTTTGGGACACCAGTAGAAGAAATTGAAAAACGTGTTGTCGAAGTAATGAAGTTGACTAATACTGAAGAACTTGCAATGAAGAACCCTTATGAACTCTCAGGTGGCCAAATGCAGAGAGTTGCTTTGGCATCTGTAATTGTACTTAACCCAGATGTTTTAATTATAGATGAGCCCACAAGTCAATTGGATCCACAAGGTACGGAAAGCGTTTTTGAAATAATAAGAAAATTAAAGGAACAGAGAAAAACAATTATCTTAGTTGAACATAAAATTGACTTGATTGCGGAATTTACAGATCAGGTAGTTATTCTGAAAGATGGAGAAATACTTACAGAAGGTGACACAAAATCTGTGTTGACTGATATATCTCTATTAGAACATGGAATTGCAATTCCACAAGTTACTCAGCTAGCTATTCAATTGAAAGAAATTGGTTTACCAATCAATTCAATAAGTGTTACTGAAGAAGACTTACTCAATATTCTTAAGAGTTTATTGTATGAAAGGGGATAG
- a CDS encoding winged helix-turn-helix domain-containing protein encodes MGKKGLKDIKNQNTNLVMQQIMQARSISRIELAQETGLSPSTISSIVGDLLGKGVIVETGTQTVEKGRSRKDLSIAAEFGSVAVFEISRRSVFFCLFDMCLETLVSTCITKQRITGNDLFELLVETVNTHAEQNIRGIGLLLHDDVQPSDLNTIYDTGYASATISLQGALNSQLHIPVSEETCSSFTITNAFNEETLHEKVNCAHVMVGEKVFTTVTIDGQKVPLRSEFCKELLSENTGTKEVSQLLNTLCTMFDIKKIFMMGTDFQFYQKLKLQNKDVELIQVHTEETDTLSPRMAEKVRNELLFI; translated from the coding sequence ATGGGTAAGAAGGGTTTAAAAGACATTAAAAATCAGAATACCAATTTAGTCATGCAACAGATCATGCAAGCAAGGAGTATTTCACGTATTGAGCTTGCACAAGAAACGGGCTTATCACCAAGTACAATCAGTTCAATTGTTGGAGATTTGCTAGGCAAAGGTGTCATTGTGGAAACAGGCACACAGACAGTTGAAAAGGGTAGAAGTCGTAAAGATTTATCTATCGCTGCAGAATTTGGAAGTGTTGCGGTATTTGAAATCAGTCGACGTTCAGTATTCTTCTGCTTATTCGATATGTGTTTGGAAACTCTTGTCTCAACATGCATTACAAAACAGAGAATAACGGGTAATGACTTGTTTGAACTCTTAGTAGAAACTGTAAATACACACGCAGAACAGAATATACGTGGAATTGGTTTGTTACTACATGATGATGTACAGCCGAGTGACTTAAATACGATTTACGATACAGGATATGCATCAGCAACAATCAGTTTACAAGGAGCACTCAACAGCCAACTACACATTCCTGTTAGTGAAGAAACATGCAGTAGTTTTACAATCACAAATGCATTCAATGAAGAAACACTGCATGAGAAAGTAAACTGTGCACATGTGATGGTTGGTGAGAAAGTATTTACAACGGTTACGATTGATGGACAGAAAGTTCCACTACGCTCAGAATTCTGTAAAGAGCTGCTCTCAGAAAACACAGGCACAAAGGAAGTTAGCCAGTTATTGAATACGTTATGTACGATGTTTGATATCAAAAAAATCTTTATGATGGGTACAGATTTTCAGTTCTATCAAAAGCTAAAACTTCAGAATAAAGATGTGGAACTCATACAGGTTCACACAGAAGAAACGGATACTTTATCGCCACGTATGGCAGAGAAAGTAAGAAATGAATTGTTATTTATTTAG
- a CDS encoding energy-coupling factor transporter transmembrane component T, producing the protein MEKTFAEQIQINKSNKICGLHPKAKLVILISYSICSFILMTVNVTSLDIPLLVIPWFFILPILALMSGILIKFINGFKVIFTISLIVFLVQLFLISGGEELWRFYFLSIYQGGLKSALILTFMITNIAGIFLWYFQTTTNQEISRALEESGMNYKAAFVFTSSLKMIDVLGKNSKTIMNAQQARGVETEGNILIRAKAFFPSMVPLILGAVINADEKALTLEARGFNYQCRKTRLFNLKKSGWEKQAILISICITIMILGWRVLWQIM; encoded by the coding sequence ATGGAAAAGACGTTTGCAGAACAGATTCAGATCAACAAATCAAATAAAATCTGTGGTTTACACCCAAAAGCAAAATTAGTAATTTTAATATCTTATTCAATTTGCTCGTTTATCTTAATGACAGTGAATGTAACTAGCTTAGATATTCCGCTTTTAGTAATTCCATGGTTTTTTATATTGCCTATTTTGGCATTGATGAGTGGTATATTAATTAAATTTATCAATGGATTTAAGGTTATATTTACAATTTCTTTAATTGTATTTCTAGTACAGTTATTTTTGATATCAGGCGGAGAAGAACTGTGGAGATTTTACTTTTTGAGTATATATCAAGGCGGTTTGAAATCAGCTCTCATTCTGACATTTATGATTACTAATATTGCAGGAATATTTTTATGGTATTTTCAAACTACAACTAATCAAGAAATATCCAGAGCTTTAGAAGAATCAGGAATGAATTATAAAGCAGCTTTCGTGTTTACTTCATCACTGAAAATGATTGATGTATTAGGGAAGAATAGTAAAACAATCATGAATGCTCAACAAGCACGTGGTGTGGAAACTGAGGGAAACATATTAATCAGAGCAAAGGCGTTTTTCCCTTCAATGGTTCCTTTGATTCTCGGGGCGGTGATTAATGCAGATGAAAAAGCATTAACTTTAGAAGCGAGAGGATTTAACTATCAATGTAGGAAAACAAGATTATTCAATCTAAAGAAATCTGGTTGGGAAAAACAGGCAATACTAATTAGTATTTGTATAACAATAATGATTTTAGGATGGAGAGTTTTATGGCAGATTATGTAA
- a CDS encoding ABC transporter ATP-binding protein has product MNQIELINVRKDYTTKTLGTVTAVNKFNLTIKKGECFSFLGPSGCGKTTTLRMLAGFEDLSEGEIRLEGKVVSNKAKNLYIPPEHRNLGMVFQAFAVWPHLNVFDNVAFPLQVQKRPKAEIEERVNLALKQTNLLDQAKVFPSDLSGGEQQRIALARSIVVNPGILLLDEPLSNLDPKLRESMRFEIKRLQKEYNFTIVFVTHDQSEALALSDRLLVMNKGEIIQIGTPQELYNKPVSLFVHNFLGESNFTKVVYRDGKVYVEGDTTQPLPCTIQRMDKAVKLATRPSEIEINHESGIKTKITKRIILSEYTEYYVSLGTQELKIQAPHHQVLAVGDECYIRLVNPVYYDAEERNLTHAE; this is encoded by the coding sequence ATGAATCAGATTGAATTAATTAATGTAAGAAAAGATTATACGACAAAAACTTTAGGTACAGTCACAGCAGTGAATAAATTCAATCTTACAATTAAGAAGGGTGAATGTTTCTCATTCTTAGGTCCTTCTGGATGTGGTAAGACAACAACTTTACGTATGCTTGCAGGTTTTGAAGATTTAAGTGAAGGGGAGATTCGCTTAGAAGGTAAGGTTGTATCCAATAAAGCGAAGAACTTATACATTCCACCTGAACACCGTAACTTAGGAATGGTGTTCCAGGCATTTGCTGTATGGCCACACCTAAACGTATTTGATAACGTTGCTTTCCCACTACAGGTTCAAAAGCGTCCAAAGGCTGAGATTGAAGAACGCGTCAATCTTGCACTAAAGCAGACAAACCTATTAGACCAAGCAAAGGTATTTCCATCTGACTTATCTGGTGGTGAACAGCAGAGAATTGCGTTAGCACGTTCTATCGTCGTTAACCCAGGTATCTTATTATTAGATGAACCTCTATCTAACCTTGATCCAAAGTTAAGAGAAAGTATGCGGTTTGAAATCAAGCGTTTACAGAAGGAATACAACTTCACTATCGTATTCGTAACACATGACCAGTCAGAAGCCCTAGCGTTATCTGATCGTCTGCTTGTTATGAACAAGGGTGAAATCATCCAGATTGGCACACCACAAGAACTCTATAACAAGCCAGTAAGTTTATTCGTACATAACTTTTTGGGTGAATCTAACTTTACAAAGGTTGTGTATAGAGATGGTAAGGTATATGTCGAAGGTGATACAACACAACCTTTACCATGTACAATTCAACGCATGGATAAGGCTGTGAAGCTTGCGACAAGACCAAGTGAGATTGAAATCAACCATGAGTCTGGTATCAAGACAAAGATTACAAAGCGTATTATCTTATCTGAATATACAGAATATTATGTAAGTTTAGGTACACAGGAATTAAAGATTCAGGCACCACATCATCAAGTGCTTGCAGTGGGTGATGAATGTTATATTCGTTTAGTAAACCCTGTATATTATGATGCTGAAGAGCGTAATCTAACACACGCTGAATAA
- a CDS encoding FAD-dependent oxidoreductase: METKIQYGSREIKVLKTYDTVIVGGGSAGSSAGYTSAKNGFSTLIIDKAIRLGGSATNALVTPMMRSFTNHHQNFYDLENEMKKYGETRDQHGTAQRWFSAEAMADAWENLYTSCGGELLYDASVCDVILEDQKIKYVIANTIEGLVAIGGRQFVDASGDAVLSRLSGVEVLCGDEEGNNQITSLRFEVGGIDIEKYREYVFSLDDTYSIHRIKGDQFESAMVAGKNFAMEPLFRKGVEAGILIPQDLHYFQNFTIPDKTGVMSFNCPHLVNLKNNTHALERSAAIVYGHQCIRRLVRFLKEMMPGFENCYLVQVANMLGVRESWQIVGKLLMHEEDYPRKARYEDAVARGDWYIDVHSANKSLVHQISYQPGDYYEIPYRAMVTNEVENLVVAGRCISTTFLMQASVRIIPTCIDMGDAAGMATVLANQTNTALNALDGKDIAEKLGEYR; this comes from the coding sequence ATGGAAACAAAAATTCAATATGGCTCAAGAGAGATAAAGGTTTTAAAGACCTATGATACTGTCATTGTCGGTGGAGGTAGTGCGGGTAGTTCTGCAGGCTATACTTCAGCTAAGAATGGCTTTTCAACTTTAATCATTGATAAGGCGATTCGCCTTGGTGGTAGTGCCACAAACGCACTTGTGACACCGATGATGCGTTCTTTTACAAATCATCACCAGAATTTCTACGATCTTGAAAATGAGATGAAGAAGTATGGTGAAACACGTGACCAACACGGAACTGCACAAAGATGGTTTTCGGCTGAAGCGATGGCAGATGCGTGGGAAAATCTTTATACAAGCTGTGGTGGTGAGTTACTTTATGATGCGTCTGTCTGTGATGTGATTTTAGAAGATCAAAAGATTAAATATGTTATCGCCAATACGATAGAAGGCTTAGTAGCGATTGGCGGAAGACAGTTTGTGGATGCCAGTGGTGATGCGGTGTTATCACGCTTATCTGGTGTAGAAGTATTGTGTGGTGATGAAGAGGGAAATAATCAGATTACTTCACTACGTTTTGAGGTTGGTGGTATTGATATTGAGAAATATCGTGAATATGTATTCTCGCTGGATGATACTTACAGTATTCATCGTATCAAGGGTGACCAGTTTGAATCGGCGATGGTTGCTGGCAAGAACTTTGCGATGGAACCGCTATTCCGTAAGGGTGTAGAAGCGGGTATTCTCATTCCACAGGATTTACACTATTTCCAAAACTTTACAATTCCTGATAAGACAGGTGTCATGTCATTTAACTGTCCACACTTGGTGAATTTAAAGAACAATACGCATGCGTTAGAACGTTCTGCTGCTATCGTATATGGTCACCAGTGTATTCGCCGTCTGGTTCGTTTCTTGAAGGAAATGATGCCTGGATTTGAAAATTGTTATTTGGTGCAGGTAGCGAATATGCTAGGTGTACGTGAATCATGGCAGATCGTAGGCAAACTTTTGATGCATGAGGAAGACTATCCAAGAAAGGCTAGATACGAAGATGCGGTAGCCCGTGGTGACTGGTATATCGATGTCCATTCCGCAAATAAGAGTTTGGTACACCAGATTTCCTATCAACCAGGTGATTACTATGAAATTCCATATCGTGCGATGGTCACCAATGAAGTGGAAAACCTCGTTGTGGCAGGTAGATGTATCTCTACAACATTCTTGATGCAGGCAAGTGTTAGAATTATTCCAACCTGCATTGACATGGGTGATGCAGCAGGTATGGCTACAGTACTGGCAAACCAAACGAATACGGCACTCAATGCATTAGATGGCAAAGATATCGCGGAAAAGTTAGGTGAATATCGCTAA
- a CDS encoding Crp/Fnr family transcriptional regulator — protein MINKNLKHAFNIIFLNDSLDNLSKQSIYQLTELLHETYIFQIKKGKTIITQGQPADYIYILLSGEGLVLNDIDWNINNTIDEVNAIDCLGITEYLTKKREYTGFVIAKTDCYVLKVHNNEFYEILASNFDISFSILKILARVTTHAMEHAETQSTFPKKDIVGYYLYLKSCESIPYICPLKRSELADVLHINLRSLYRYLDTMELEGMIKLRKGKITIDIECFKKLSHKYQSLIL, from the coding sequence ATGATAAATAAAAATTTAAAACATGCATTCAATATAATTTTTCTGAACGATTCACTAGACAACTTATCCAAACAATCAATTTACCAATTAACAGAATTACTGCATGAAACATATATCTTTCAGATAAAAAAAGGAAAAACAATAATAACACAAGGGCAGCCCGCAGACTATATTTATATATTATTGAGTGGCGAAGGTTTAGTCCTTAATGATATCGATTGGAATATCAATAATACAATTGATGAGGTAAATGCAATTGATTGTCTAGGTATTACTGAGTATTTAACTAAAAAAAGGGAATATACTGGATTTGTTATAGCAAAAACAGACTGCTATGTATTAAAAGTTCATAATAATGAGTTTTACGAAATATTAGCATCTAACTTTGATATAAGTTTTTCAATATTAAAAATTTTAGCGAGAGTAACCACTCATGCAATGGAACACGCTGAAACACAGAGTACTTTTCCTAAAAAGGATATTGTTGGATACTACCTATACTTAAAATCCTGTGAATCGATTCCATATATCTGCCCATTAAAAAGAAGTGAGTTAGCAGACGTTCTCCATATAAATCTTCGATCATTGTATAGATACTTAGATACCATGGAATTAGAAGGAATGATCAAACTACGAAAAGGTAAAATTACTATTGATATCGAATGCTTTAAAAAACTATCACATAAATATCAAAGTCTAATTCTATAA